In the genome of Aspergillus luchuensis IFO 4308 DNA, chromosome 2, nearly complete sequence, one region contains:
- the thtA gene encoding protein thtA (COG:S;~EggNog:ENOG410PK0C;~InterPro:IPR015943,IPR031297,IPR018846;~PFAM:PF10433;~go_function: GO:0005515 - protein binding [Evidence IEA];~go_process: GO:0006281 - DNA repair [Evidence IEA]), producing MATSGSGAGLAANNSATVAGGGGDSMEIETESIHSASQTKVGLLSHTLVSSPIIQWILPAHLRSKDQNDVVFVGERHLQIKEAVSGVHLEEVTTKNDFDSCIMAAKVINVSTELPWEEEMKLAASNSTLRASSDLRQDLPPQILVLSLASKELVFLYFSNASGQFVYHRRPLPNDVSAFERFGRNIAVEPRSRAVAVSASSDYFGIFVLKRPPVIQAQMTQNRLDPIAEERFFRVDGDIIAMEFLYPKSEDGDKITLLLLIAQDQLTQAVCYEWDANESLRQATPRVTKKVLPLEDRLPTMLIPLTKTSSFMLVTTTSITVYQNKLDPQRLPSRYPLPVYEKESQKSPLWTRWARPLRNWLYNQKHDDIYLCREDGEITYLGIGTDGELENQAHLGQLCCDVDAAFDILDIGYEGGDLLLAAGTTGDGGLFVQKARDHPRCVQKFMNWTPVTDSVVVKSEDTMPSDIATDRLFVCSASSFSRGAVVELRHGVEAQIGLIVALEELSGTRDIWTMPDSTTGGVFVLTSDPMSSLLLYLPADFGEELCAIDEAESGLDSSTQTLAAGCTVLGAILQVTDKTICVGTTPEMPGYRFEVDPGQSIAVAAVDGPASLIAAVVRTQDEVHLHVKKLTSDGQHQLLDLAPLSLMQHEPVCMTMENLDSSLFLFLGTSNGRVLVYRISESISFLLEATVNVGSENDISRAIDSIAVIRKADKFSPRMCTILCGLRSGILVPFGLLLDRENPDAPIALTQVTPQQLGHTSVKVQGKGEFALLTCGQGFWQASCNSGLADYSLQRIWVTDQNNPAYHPKSIHSFSISSSGSQDMDGLSNTLFCVADGQLMICTLEQGTKTVPRRIDLPGSASRLAYSRYLKSLIVVYSQTEYDTDADPVKRYTRPFIEFVDPDMQHSLIDSLENPLDDDPRPWRPQGAAGEKISCILEWTPRKGDEEYHFIVIGTSRKNQQERGRVIFLQAYRDPLKPSRIECSVKYIHKFEGPVFAIAPYGAFTLMVSTGHEIVPLEPKFSQTRWVRAARYSVLSPAVLITAREPYLYMTTSRESLMVLKATEDKLTLHAYDRQKHDGLAHVYIGGKLNLILCSSRGGRVSLLTENGVTETNKMLPTALCEAHLPSSVMRLSSGSDKSPLSTTSQVFYGTAMNGTVYRFLTIGEKEWRLLRLLQDLCIRDPMICPFIPKRRRQRNPVGLMDPQPSQMHIDGDILSRLLIRGSGYLMQMLSKETLGGPAAAGIRSEQGVPEQFAELTRHVLGETSDAVASVMRWLQRILPVDV from the exons ATGGCTACATCAGGAAGCGGTGCAGGATTAGCCGCAAACAATTCAGCGACCGTtgcaggtggaggtggggatTCGATGGAAATCGAGACAGAAAGCATACATTCTGCATCCCAGACAAAAGTTGGACTATTGTCGCATACTCTAGTATCAAGTCCTATCATTCAATGGATTCTCCCTGCGCATCTCAGAAGCAAAGACCAAAACGATGTCGTCTTCGTGGGTGAGCGACATTTGCAAATCAAAGAAGCAGTATCTGGGGTTCATCTGGAGGAGGTCACTACCAAAAATGACTTTGACTCGTGTATCATGGCAGCAAAAGTCATTAATGTCAGCACCGAATTGCcttgggaagaggagatgaagcTCGCAGCGAGCAATTCGACACTGCGCGCGAGCTCAGACTTGCGCCAGGATCTTCCTCCACAAATATTGGTTCTTAGCCTTGCTTCGAAAGAGCTAGTATTCCTGTACTTTTCGAACGCGAGTGGCCAATTTGTCTACCATCGTCGGCCGCTGCCGAACGATGTCAGTGCTTTTGAACGATTCGGCCGGAATATTGCCGTGGAGCCAAG GTCTCGTGCGGTAGCAGTTAGTGCTTCAAGTGACTATTTTGGGATCTTCGTCTTGAAGCGGCCGCCGGTAATTCAAGCACAGATGACCCAAAACAGACTTGACCCTATAGCAGAG GAGCGCTTCTTCCGCGTCGACGGCGATATAATTGCCATGGAATTTCTGTATCCCAAATCTGAAGACGGAGACAAGATCACTTTACTACTGTTGATTGCTCAAGATCAGTTGACACAAGCTGTTTGTTACGAATGGGACGCGAACGAGTCTTTACGCCAGGCTACCCCACGGGTGACCAAAAAAGTATTGCCGCTGGAGGATAGGCTTCCTACTATGTTGATTCCCTTGACTAAGACTTCTTCATTCATGCTCGTCACGACGACATCGATAACGGTATACCAAAATAAGCTTGACCCTCAGAGACTCCCCAGCAGATACCCGCTCCCTGTCTATGAGAAAGAATCTCAAAAGTCCCCTCTCTGGACCAGATGGGCGAGGCCGTTGCGCAATTGGCTATACAATCAGAAACATGATGACATTTACCTCTGTCGCGAAGACGGTGAAATAACGTACTTGGGAATTGGCACTGACGGCGAGCTCGAGAATCAGGCACATTTAGGCCAGCTGTGCTGTGACGTTGATGCAGCATTTGATATTCTGGATATTGGCTACGAAGGTGGTGACCTACTCCTTGCAGCGGGCACCACAGGTGATGGCGGGCTTTTTGTCCAGAAAGCTCGTGACCATCCGCGGTGTGTCCAGAAGTTTATGAACTGGACCCCTGTCACCGACTCCGTTGTTGTGAAAAGTGAGGACACGATGCCCTCGGATATTGCAACCGATCGCCTTTTTGTttgctctgcttcttcgtTCTCACGAGGTGCAGTAGTTGAGCTGCGTCACGGGGTTGAAGCACAAATCGGGCTCATTGTtgcgctggaggagttgtCTGGAACCAGAGATATATGGACCATGCCAGACAGCACGACCGGAGGTGTTTTTGTCCTAACATCTGACCCTATGTCCTCACTTTTATTGTACTTGCCTGCCGATTTTGGGGAAGAACTTTGTGCTATTGATGAGGCAGAGTCCGGGCTTGACTCTAGCACACAGACCTTGGCAGCAGGATGCACTGTATTGGGAGCTATCTTACAAGTGACAGACAAGACAATTTGCGTTGGCACAACCCCAGAGATGCCGGGCTATCGCTTTGAGGTCGATCCTGGCCAGAGTATTGCGGTGGCTGCGGTTGATGGACCGGCCTCACTCATCGCTGCTGTTGTTAGGACACAAGATGAAGTACACCTTCACGTGAAGAAACTCACGTCAGATGGCCAGCATCAGTTGCTTGATCTAGCTCCACTCTCGTTAATGCAACATGAGCCGGTTTGTATGACCATGGAGAATCTTGACTCGTCCCTATTTCTGTTTCTAGGCACGAGCAACGGAAGGGTCTTGGTGTATCGCATCTCCGAAAGCATCTCTTTCTTACTGGAAGCCACTGTCAACGTCGGGAGTGAGAACGACATATCGAGAGCCATTGATAGTATTGCTGTCATTAGAAAGGCCGATAAATTTTCACCGAGAATGTGCACTATTCTATGCGGTTTGCGAAGCGGTATCCTGGTTCCATTCGGGCTATTGCTTGACAGGGAAAACCCTGACGCCCCCATTG CATTAACCCAGGTAACGCCGCAACAGCTAGGCCATACATCGGTGAAAGTGCAGGGAAAGGGGGAGTTTGCATTATTGACCTGTGGACAAGGGTTCTGGCAAGCATCTTGCAACAGCGGACTAGCCGATTACTCTCTTCAGAGAATATGGGTCACCGACCAGAATAAT CCTGCATACCACCCAAAAAGCATACACAGCTTTTCTATCTCGAGTTCTGGGAGTCAAGACATGGATGGACTTTCCAACACGCTTTTCTGCGTCGCCGACGGACAGCTCATGATATGTACCTTGGAGCAAGGGACGAAGACTGTTCCAAGGAGGATCGACTTGCCCGGTAGCGCTAGCAGACTAGCTTATTCAAGATATCTCAAAAGCTTGATAGTGGTTTATTCCCAGACAGAATACGACACAGACGCAGACCCCGTCAAACGCTACACGCGGCCCTTCATCGAGTTTGTTGACCCTGACATGCAACACTCGCTTATCGATTCCCTCGAAAATCCTTTGGATGACGATCCCCGGCCGTGGCGACCTCAAGGTGCAGCAGGAGAAAAGATCAGCTGCATACTGGAGTGGACGCCCAGGAAAGGTGACGAGGAATATCACTTCATTGTCATCGGCACTTCTCGCAAAAATCAGCAAGAGCGTGGCCGAGTCATATTCTTACAAGCATACCGCGATCCATTGAAACCGTCGCGGATTGAATGCTCTGTCAAATATATTCACAAGTTTGAGGGACCGGTTTTCGCAATTGCACCATACGGTGCGTTCACCTTAATGGTGTCGACGGGTCATGAAATCGTGCCACTGGAGCCAAAATTCTCGCAGACTCGATGGGTCCGAGCGGCTAGGTACTCCGTCCTGTCTCCGGCGGTCCTCATAACCGCCAGGGAGCCGTACCTCTACATGACCACGTCGAGGGAGTCACTTATGGTGCTCAAGGCCACAGAAGACAAACTAACGCTCCATGCTTATGATCGTCAAAAGCATGATGGTCTCGCTCATGTTTATATTGGTGGAAAGCTGAACCTTATTCTATGCTCCAGCAGAGGTGGGCGGGTGAGCCTTCTGACGGAGAATGGTGTGACGGAGACCAACAAGATGCTACCCACAGCTCTGTGTGAAGCACACCTCCCCTCGTCGGTGATGAGGCTCAGTTCTGGCTCTGATAAGTCACCCCTTTCCACTACCTCTCAGGTATTCTATGGTACGGCGATGAATGGCACAGTTTATCGTTTCTTGACTATTGGTGAGAAGGAGTGGCGCCTTCTACGCTTGCTGCAGGACTTATGCATCCGTGATCCTATGATTTGCCCATTCATTCCCAAGAGGAGAAGACAGCGCAATCCAGTCGGGCTGATGGACCCTCAGCCATCTCAAATGCATATTGACGGTGACATTCTCAGCCGCTTGCTCATACGTGGGTCTGGCTATCTAATGCAGATGCTAAGTAAGGAGACGCTCGGTGGTCcggcagctgcaggaatCCGCTCAGAGCAGGGAGTCCCCGAGCAATTTGCGGAATTGACAAGACACGTACTGGGAGAAACAAGCGATGCTGTTGCGAGCGTTATGAGATGGCTGCAGCGGATTCTCCCGGTGGATGTCTAG
- a CDS encoding putative mitochondrial translation initiation factor IF-2 (BUSCO:EOG092610ZY;~COG:J;~EggNog:ENOG410PFVW;~InterPro:IPR023115,IPR005225,IPR015760,IPR027417, IPR000795,IPR004161,IPR009000,IPR036925;~PFAM:PF00009,PF11987,PF03144,PF01926;~go_function: GO:0003924 - GTPase activity [Evidence IEA];~go_function: GO:0005525 - GTP binding [Evidence IEA]), which produces MAPKKKGNKRQEEDWEAELGETVPAPGGEAEAPAAEEGAADEDAGMGGGGLLAALRKNKNKKAKKGKPVNDFVEGEDATQEANGDADFASKQPEEGTFDDDDVFAGKAKPKKAAAAPEPKPAEEEEGGFRVKSKKEKEREKKEREKQRKREQAAKKKTTAPAEKAQPAKAEPEKKEEAAPAPAAAPVPETGGKKKKIPAHLLAIQKQQEALRKQREEEERLLAEAQAAEEERRRIEEEEEKKREEARQRKKEKEKEKKEQLRKEGKLLTKAQREAKERNERRMQQMLAAGIGKVAGLEEGQAEKKRPVYENRKKRGPKKQEDDLEAAAARAKAQREAEEERRRKEEEEKKAKAEAEAAAAAAAAGGEENELDDWEKAADAEEVKDSWDAPSDEEEEKPAANGKADEKPAGKQAEEDESEDDSDESSDEDSEDEEQSAAQKAIAQRKAEAAERRKKQHEEAMAARSKDNLRSPICCILGHVDTGKTKLLDKIRQTNVQEGEAGGITQQIGATYFPVDALRQKTAVVNKDGQFDFKIPGLLIIDTPGHESFSNLRSRGSSLCNIAILVVDIMHGLEPQTLESMRLLRDRRTPFIVALNKIDRLYGWKKIDNNGFQESLALQNKGVQNEFRTRLERTKLLFAEQGFNSELFYENKSMARNVSLVPTSAHTGEGIPDMLKLLTTLTQERMTNSLMYLSEVECTVLEVKVIEGLGTTIDVVLSNGILREGDRIVLCGLNGPISTNIRALLTPAPLKELRLKSQYVHNKEVKAALGVKIAANDLEQAIAGSRLMVVGPDDDEEDIEEEVMSDLENLLSKVSRDQRGVSVQASTLGSLEALLEFLRVSKIPVANISIGPVYKRDVMMAGTMLEKAKEYAVMLCFDVKVDKEAAAYADEVGVKIFTADIIYHLFDDFTKHMAELTERRKEESKMLAVFPCVLKTVAVFNKKDPIVIGVDVAEGSLRLHTPIAAVKANPETGAKEIIDLGRVVSIERDHKPIQVCKRGQPSVAVKIEGSNQPMYGRQLEDKDTLYSHISRASIDTLKEFYRSDVSMEEWGLVKKLKPVFDIP; this is translated from the exons ATGgcgcccaagaagaagggaaacaaGAGGCAAGAGGAGGACTGGGAAGCTGAGCTCGGAGAGACCGTCCCTGCTCCCGGTGGCGAGGCCGAAGCTCCCGCTGCTGAAGAAGGTGCTGCCGACGAGGATGCTGGcatgggcggtggtggtttgcTCGCCGCTTtgaggaagaacaagaacaagaaggcgaagaagggaaagccGGTCAACGACTTcgttgagggtgaggatgccACTCAGGAGGCCAACGGTGATGCCGACTTCGCTAGCAAGCAGCCTGAGGAGGGTACCttcgatgacgacgatgtgtTCGCCGGAAAGGCTAAGCCTaagaaggctgctgctgcgcctgAGCCCAAGcccgctgaggaggaggagggtggctTCCGTGTGAAGTctaagaaggagaaggagcgcgagaagaaggagcgtGAGAAGCAGCGTAAGAGGGAGCAG GctgccaagaagaagaccaccgCCCCCGCTGAGAAGGCTCAGCCCGCTAAGGCCGAgcctgagaagaaggaggaggctgcccCCGCCCCCGCTGCTGCCCCCGTTCCGGAGACCggtggcaagaagaagaagatccctgCACACCTGCTGGCTATCCAGAAGCAACAGGAAGCTCTTCGCAAGCAgcgtgaagaggaggagcgccTGTTAGCCGAGGCGCAAgccgctgaggaggagagacgcCgtattgaagaggaagaggagaagaagcgggaAGAGGCCCgccaaaggaagaaggagaaggagaaggagaagaaggagcagcttCGTAAGGAGGGTAAGCTGCTCACTAAGGCCCAGAGAGAAGCCAAGGAGCGCAATGAGCGGCGCATGCAGCAGATGCTTGCGGCTGGTATTGGTAAGGTTGCTGGTCTGGAAGAGGGccaggccgagaagaagcgcCCTGTTTACGAGAACCGGAAGAAGCGTGGACccaagaagcaggaggatgacctggaagctgctgctgcccgcGCCAAGGCCCAGCGTGAAGCTGAAGAGGAGCgcagaagaaaggaggaggaagagaagaaggccaaggctgaggctgaggctgctgctgccgccgccgccgctggcggagaagagaacgAACTCGATGACTGGGAGAAGGCTGCCGATGCCGAGGAAGTGAAGGACAGCTGGGATGCTCctagcgacgaggaagaggagaagcccgCCGCCAATGGCAAGGCTGATGAGAAGCCTGCCGGCAAGCAGgctgaggaagatgagagtGAGGATGATTCCGATGAGTCCTCTGACGAGGACTctgaggacgaggagcagTCCGCGGCACAGAAGGCTATTGCTCAGCGCAAGGCCGAAGCCGCCGAgcggagaaagaagcagCACGAGGAGGCTATGGCCGCGCGCTCCAAGGACAACCTCCGTTCTCCTATTTGCTGTATTCTGGGTCACGTCGATACCGGTAAGACCAAGTTGCTGGATAAGATTCGTCAGACAAACGTCCaggaaggtgaagctggTGGTATTACGCAGCAGATCGGTGCTACTTACTTCCCTGTCGATGCTCTGCGTCAGAAGACTGCCGTGGTGAACAAGGATGGCCAGTTTGATTTCAAGATCCCTGGTCTGCTCATCATTGATACTCCTGGTCACGagtccttctccaacttgCGTTCGAGAGGTTCCTCCCTCTGTAACATTGCCATCCTGGTTGTCGATATCATGCACGGTCTTGAGCCCCAGACCCTTGAGTCCATGAGGTTGCTCCGCGATCGCCGTACTCCTTTCATCGTCGCTCTGAACAAGATCGATCGTCTGTACggctggaagaagatcgacaaCAACGGCTTCCAGGAGAGTTTGGCCTTGCAGAACAAGGGCGTTCAGAATGAGTTCCGCACTCGTCTGGAGCGCACCAAGCTCTTGTTTGCTGAGCAGGGTTTCAACTCGGAGCTGTTCTACGAGAACAAGTCCATGGCCCGCAACGTCTCTCTCGTGCCCACCTCCGCCCACACCGGTGAAGGTATCCCTGACATGCTCAAGCTGTTGACCACTCTGACCCAGGAGCGTATGACGAACTCTCTGATGTACCTGTCCGAGGTTGAGTGTACTGTTCTTGAAGTCAAGGTCATTGAGGGTCTCGGTACTACCATTGACGTTGTCCTGTCGAACGGTATCCTCCGCGAGGGTGATCGAATCGTCCTGTGTGGTCTAAACGGTCCTATATCAACGAATATTCGAGCGTTGCTGACGCCGGCTCCTCTCAAGGAACTGCGTCTCAAGTCGCAGTACGTGCACAACAAGGAGGTCAAGGCTGCCCTTGGTGTTAAGATTGCCGCCAACGACCTTGAACAGGCCATTGCCGGTTCTCGTTTGATGGTTGTCGGACcggatgacgacgaggaggacattgaggaggaggtcatGTCCGATCTGGAGAACCTGCTCAGCAAGGTCTCCAGGGACCAGCGTGGTGTCAGCGTGCAGGCCTCCACTCTTGGATCTCTGGAAGCTCTGCTCGAGTTCCTCCGTGTCTCCAAGATTCCCGTCGCCAACATTTCTATCGGTCCTGTGTACAAGCGTGATGTCATGATGGCGGGTACCATGTTGGAGAAGGCTAAGGAGTACGCCGTTATGCTGTGTTTCGATGTCAAGGTGGACAAGGAAGCAGCTGCCTATGCTGATGAAGTTGGCGTCAAGATTTTCACTGCCGACATCATCTACCACCTGTTCGATGACTTCACCAAGCACATGGCTGAGCTGACGGAGCGCCGCAAGGAGGAGAGCAAGATGCTTGCTGTCTTCCCCTGCGTGCTCAAGACCGTGGCTGTTTTCAACAAGAAGGACCCCATCGTCATTGGTGTTGATGTCGCGGAAGGAAGTCTGCGTCTGCACACTCCTATTGCGGCTGTCAAGGCTAACCCTGAGACTGGCGCTAAGGAAATTATCGACCTTGGTAGAGT CGTCTCGATTGAGCGTGATCACAAGCCCATCCAGGTCTGCAAGAGGGGTCAACCCTCCGTGGCCGTCAAGATCGAGGGAAGCAACCAGCCCATGTACGGTCGTCAGCTCGAAGACAAGGACACCCTGTACTCGCACATCTCTCGTGCCAGTATCGACACCCTCAAGGAGTTCTACCGCTCCGACGTCTCCATGGAGGAGTGGGGTCTcgtcaagaagctcaagccTGTCTTTGACATCCCATGA
- a CDS encoding TBC domain-containing protein (BUSCO:EOG092642UD;~COG:T;~EggNog:ENOG410PI6X;~InterPro:IPR035969,IPR000195;~PFAM:PF00566;~TransMembrane:1 (o379-396i)): protein MDQPSENNEPEHITETNLETEQKTAAEAEALESEKPKNAELENLRAEKETAIRQACDLRDIDALVSYATSEGGFLNDDVRRTAWPILLQCDRRGPSFDFTGWEHLPAHIDEEQVQLDVNRSFVYYPECSDQELSIKKDELSKLIKQVLRCFPMLCYFQGYHDIVQVLLLVLGGQNSAAAVAQISLLRIRDYMLPSLSPALKHLELIPAIIEKADPALRRHLAEIKPFFALAATLTMYSHDIQEYSDIARLFDFLLAQEPVVSIYLFAAIILSRKKELLEFSVDETDMLHFTLSKLPNPLDLEGLISLAMQLFEAHPPESLPFGAWKRIPECSVLKSSRDLVRIQGPDETVDLFAKQVRHLRWEERKEKTIAFLWNHRRTIGSVAVTMFIGAMSFWIKKRGFDNTIWAYVSRFHGALQARGYL from the exons ATGGACCAGCCATCTGAGAATAACGAACCAGAGCACATCACGGAGACAAATCTGGAAACAGAGCAGAAGACTGCCGCCGAGGCCGAGGCCCTAGAGTCAGAGAAACCCAAGAACGCGGAGCTCGAAAATCTCAGAGCCGAAAAAGAAACGGCAATCCGCCAAGCATGCGACTTGCGTGATATTGATGCATTAGTCTCATACGCTACCTCAGAAGGTGGCTTCCTCAATGATGATGTCCGGCGAACAGCCT GGCCTATTCTTCTACAGTGTGATCGACGAGGACCCAGTTTCGATTTCACGGGATGGGAACATCTACCTGCACATATTGACGAAGAACAAGTTCAGCTTGATGTGAACAGGTCATTTGTCTACTACCCTGAAT GCTCTGACCAGGAGCTCTCtatcaagaaggatgagCTCTCCAAATTGATCAAGCAAGTCCTACGGTGCTTTCCCATGCTCTGCTACTTTCAGGGCTACCATGATATCGTTCAGGTCCTACTATTAGTGCTCGGTGGACAAAAtagcgctgctgctgtggcacAAatatctcttcttcggatAAGAGATTACATGTTGCCGTCCCTTTCGCCAGCGCTGAAACATCTAGAGCTGATTCCTGCGATCATTGAAAAGGCTGACCCTGCATTACGGCGTCACCTCGCCGAAATCAAACCATTCTTTGCACTCGCCGCAACTTTGACGATGTACTCTCACGACATCCAAGAATATAGCGACATTGCACGCCTTTTCGATTTCCTGCTGGCCCAGGAACCAGTAGTCTCCATATACCTCTTTGCGGCAATTATCCTCTCCCGCAAGAAAGAATTGCTTGAATTCTCAGTCGATGAAACCGATATGCTGCATTTTACCCTGTCCAAGCTCCCAAACCCCTTGGATCTTGAGGGTTTGATATCCCTCGCGATGCAGCTTTTCGAAGCTCACCCGCCGGAAAGTCTACCATTTGGAGCCTGGAAGCGCATTCCAGAGTGCAGTGTGCTGAAATCTTCAAGGGATCTCGTCAGGATCCAAGGGCCCGATGAAACAGTCGACCTCTTCGCGAAACAAGTACGGCATCTACGTTGGGAGGAgcggaaggagaagaccatTGCTTTCCTGTGGAATCACAGACGGACAATCGGCTCTGTGGCTGTGACAATGTTCATTGGTGCTATGTCGTTCTGGATCAAGAAGAGGGGGTTTGACAATACGATATGGGCGTATGTCAGTAGGTTCCATGGGGCTCTGCAGGCCCGGGGCTATCTTTAA
- a CDS encoding Yip1 family protein (COG:S;~EggNog:ENOG410PKFD;~InterPro:IPR039765,IPR006977;~PFAM:PF04893;~TransMembrane:5 (i117-137o157-176i188-206o212-233i245-268o);~go_component: GO:0005794 - Golgi apparatus [Evidence IEA];~go_component: GO:0016020 - membrane [Evidence IEA];~go_function: GO:0017137 - Rab GTPase binding [Evidence IEA];~go_process: GO:0016192 - vesicle-mediated transport [Evidence IEA]) — translation MANQGYDVVVDVDAEGDLGHTDLQEDLEFHRSNFENDQRNAKAQQDSAPFLGGGSSRGRDRSPGGTPSKLNWWSIHYYSQFFDVDTNEVLRRCVAAIYPRSNFLDVLEGNPDLYGPFWIATTVVVILFLTGTISQWLSNNDDEHFEYDFTLLSGAAGLVYGYTGIIPIALWGALKWFGSSSADLVESWALYGYSNLIWIAVALVSWSPLTALNWALVGVGFGWTVFFLLRNLYPVLSATDAKASKILLILVIVLHAGFALAIKILFFAHGSPVSKKNKDHDDDDDHDDDKRRMFGGW, via the exons ATGGCGAACCAGGGCTATGATGTGGTAGTGGACGTTGACGCCGAG GGCGATCTCGGCCATACCGACCTCCAAGAAGACCTCGAATTCCACCGTTCCA ACTTCGAAAACGACCAACGCAACGCCAAAGCCCAACAAGACTCGGCCCCCTTCCTCGGCGGCGGTTCATCGCGCGGCCGTGACCGATCCCCCGGCGGTACCCCCTCCAAGCTCAACTGGTGGTCAATCCACTACTACTCGCAATTCTTCGACGTCGACACGAACGAAGTCCTCCGCCGCTGCGTCGCAGCCATCTACCCGCGCAGCAACTTCCTCGACGTCCTGGAAGGAAACCCGGACCTCTACGGACCCTTCTGGATCGCAACCaccgtcgtcgtcatcctcttcctaaCCGGTACCATCTCGCAATGGCTCTCCAACAATGACGACGAGCACTTCGAATACGATTTCACTTTGCTATCCGGCGCCGCAGGCTTGGTTTACGGATACACGGGCATCATCCCCATTGCGCTGTGGGGTGCGCTGAAGTGGTTCGGCAGCTCCAGCGCGGACTTAGTCGAGTCGTGGGCGCTCTATGGATACTCGAACCTGATTTGGATTGCGGTCGCACTGGTTAGCTGGAGTCCTTTGACGGCGTTGAATTGGGCTCTGGTGGGTGTTGGCTTCGGGTGGacggtcttcttcctcctgcgcAATCTGTACCCGGTCCTTAGTGCTACGGATGCGAAGGCTAGCAAGATCTTGCTGATTCTGGTCATTGTCCTGCATGCTGGGTTTGCGTTGGCGATTAAGATCTTGTTCTTTGC ACATGGAAGTCCCGtttcgaagaagaacaaggaccacgatgacgacgatgaccaCGACGACGACAAGCGACGGATGTTTGGTGGCTGGTAG